The Montipora foliosa isolate CH-2021 chromosome 6, ASM3666993v2, whole genome shotgun sequence genome includes the window TCAGTACTGTCATGATTCAGGATAATCCCAGCTTCTCAACTCATGCCTTCAAATGCTTGCTCACTTTCCCAATAATAGTTTTCCTCCAATAACAACCAGAATGAAAGATGTATTCTTACAGTTCCAGATCTTTTTAACCTCCATCTTTAGATATTGGTAGTGATTGATCTTTTATAGTTATTTATCTACTACCCTTGTGACACACTGACATCAATAATGGAGCACaccctttctttcttttccagcaTGACAATATCAGTTCTTTTATGAAGCAGATGGTCATCAGTCTAAATTCTGAAGTCCTACAACATCTTCTCTTGGTCATTTTCCATCAGTGGCTGGGAGGAATTATCATACCACATTTTCTCAAATGGGGTGTCGTATTTCTTGCAAAGATTCCAGGGAATAACTTGAGCAACTCTATCACATCtccacttattattattattatggcagttgtacacatctggatgccagattaaaaaaaaaaacaacaacagctagGCGGATAACCGTAGCTAGCTCCGtgtataaatttacaaaagataTGCTATTTAAGATATTATACATGGATCTGCTTAAAATTCTCTAAATAGTTAAAAAAAAGAGTCATAAAatagacaaataaacaaataaaacactAAAAGTTCCTAGTATTGCGAGTCTATTGTTTAGCTCAAAACCTTGAAAGATCTCACAATATTCAAGCTACTACTCAGCACCGACTTTTGCATCCTTCTCAGGCATTCTCTGCTTCGTTCCGCTCCTAGCAAATCCCTAACACTGCTGTACAGCTCCTTGGAGTAGCCCCCCATAACATCGATTATAATGTTCACTTGGTTGATCCTGTACCCTGGGTATTGCTGTTTCAGCTCCAAACGTAATGGGGCGTACTTGAGAGTTTTCTCCTTCTCTTTTTGCTCTCTATTCTCGACCCAGGGACAGCTCATCTCTAGGAGGGTGACGGTCTGGTTTTCTTTGTCCACAATTCTCGCGTCTACTCGGTTCGCGTGTACTTCTATGTGATCCGCGTAAACCGGGACATCCCAATACATTGTCGCTTGTTCGTTCTCATAGGAGGGCTTTGGCTGTGTTGGGGAGTACCAAGGGGGTATCACTTCGATTAGTTGGTAGCTTTTCAGCAACTCAAAAAAGAGTATTTTGAGTGCTGCGTTGTGTCGTGATAAATACTTTGTTTGTGCCAGAACGCTACACCCTGATAGGACATGCGCGACAGACTCCTGGGCCTTTCCACACAACCTGCATCTCGCATCAGGGTCATCGGTTGTCTTGGTTTTCCTTGAGTTATACAGCTTGGTTGGAAGTAGTTGCTCGTATAGCTCCATTATCCCAGCTATCGTGTGCGTCGGTGCCGCCCGCCATTCTGTCATCCAGGAAAAGCAGTCACCGTCAAGTTTTTCGTCCTCCCAACGAACCGTCATCAGCTTTCCCTGCCACTTCTTTTCTTTAGTATCCTCAAAGCGCTTACTCTGTACTGCTTTCTTTGCCCACACTCCAATCTTTCGGCCCTCTATTACCTCACCCTGCTCCGTAGTACCTGACGGGTCCGGGTACCTGAGTTCTAGCTTCATCCCAAGTTCTTCGGCGAATCTCTGCGCATCTCCTATCAAGGAGTGCCGCCCAGTTCTTCGTGCCTTCTCCTCAAACTGCCTAACAAGTTGCATTGTCGGATCCGTGTTATTATATAGCCTCACTGCCGCCTTGACCTTAGTGAGCTTGTACTCCGCTTCGATTGACTTAAGTCCCCTTCCTCCAACTTTCCTTGGGAGATAGAGCAAGTCACTAGTTCCCAGTGGGTGTTTCCCACCGTTCTCCACCATGATCTTCCTTGATTCTCTGTCCAGTCTCTGCAGCTCTGTGATGGGCCATACCTGCGTCCACATAAAGTAAACGAGTACAggcagtgcgaactgattggtcgCCACCACCTTATGATGGTCTGACAATGGGCTTGACCAAATaacagatattattattattattattattattattattattattattattattattattatcatatcatcattatcatcgtcatcatcattatcagtaTTATAGTTTTATCCATTGGTCCACAAGCTGATGTATTGCCGTATTGTTAAGTTTTCTCTGAGAGCAGGCCATAACTAACAGCGTCCAAGGGTCCCATAGGAGTTCTCTCCATCATTTAAGCGTCAAGCACTTTTCTCAAAATCCTAGCCGTTCCCAATAAGGTAGTTTTTTTTAGGAATACTGTTCCAACATCTATACCAAGGTCTTCAATCCACTTCTCTGATTGTTTTGACACTGAGCCAAGAGCACTGACAATTATTGGTCTAATGACCACCTTTCTTAATCCCCATAACCTTGCAATTTCTCTTTTTCAATCCTTCATTGAAGGCTGTTTTCAAAAGAGTAAGGCAGGGAGAGAGTTCTACATTCTAGTCTTACACCATTGGACCATTATTTTTTTACAGTGGTTCACATTTACCATTAAAATACATTAATTGCGGAAATGCGCCATCTCAACAATTTCATTCCCAGCAGTGTAGCCCTAGCCGTTCAAAGgccagataactttatccaaTGGTTAAGTCACTATCCCGTCAGTTTCAATCTCTGCAAAGATTTCAGAATTTGCCCTCCTAACAttgaatatgcacactctaagcacatctagTGAAAAGGTGTGTGAAAAAGATTGGCCAACGTTTAACGCGAAGAAAATTTTATACtttggatagtgacttatccaatgGATAAAGTTATCGGCCGTCCTTTGGACACTGGGGCCTGGACCCTACTGCAATAGCTCATTCACTGCTAGTGACTGAAGAGTAGCCTCAGTATTTGTAAGCCTTTGTCGCGTGATTTGAAAGAAACCATTTTTGCATCCACGTCATTAAGATTCTAAAGAGCTCTCATTTGACGTCATTGAAAACcactttcgttttatttttggAGCGGGTAGGGAATGTTATAAATTGTGTTTTAGTCAGTGTGCTTCGAAAAATACAACTTCTTGCAACATCTTATTTCCAAGaggtcttaattgtttttgttttcaccgTCGCCAAAAAAACATTCATGTCGTTACttacgtcttgttgttttgatCATTATATTGGCTTTTCTTAAATCTATTGTTGTCCACTTTTGGAATGCATTTTACAAAACCAGTCTTTTTGTTCAACTCCATCTCATTTTCAAAAGAAAcgatcaattatttttttttaaccgattGACTTATTGGCGAGGActgaaaaataacatttttgacTTTTTCAAGTCGGTGACACTTCAGATTTGATGGAGTTCTCACGGGCGTATATTGTGCTGAAATATTCTCGTTTTACAATCCACAGTCCATCGACAAACGGTCGAACGTTTCAACCGAATTTAAGaatattgttttttcttctctctttcaAAAACCTGATTCAatctgttcttttttaaaatgaataatGGCAACTATTAAAGTTTCTTTCATTGCCGCCATGAATACAATCATACCGATTAACAAAGCGCTTGTGGTCGGTTTCTGCCACACTTCATGGACACTAATTTCCGACTAATTCTTCATTCATCATTGGTCTTTTACATGAACACGAATTCTATGACAACACAAGTGCTGTTTACATGACATAGCACGAGCATTATTGTTATCTTTTCCGCTTTGGAGGATCTTGGTGACTTGggtttgttttcctttaaaccAACTAGTGATCACAGCGTTTTTTTTATAATCAGAAGGCTGTTTTCAGCCTCGATTTATAAACTGTCTATGTAGATCAATGAATTCTTCCTGAATAATGGCAAGCCGCAACAGAGTATTTCCGATGAACAACCACGAGCAGGGTGAAGATGACAACGAATTCTCAGGAACGAAAACCATTCCAGGTGATAAAACAAATGGTCTGCTACCCCATTCATCTTCCATGGAGTTTCGTCAATTTTCGTACTCTCAATCTTTCCTGAAACAAGACAATAGCGCCCCAACTTCGCATATAATGCAGCTCTCGATCGGTGAAAATGACAGCAAGAATCGGCCGCCCTCTTCCTCGCTCGGAGGGTTGATGAAAAGACGAAATAGCAATCTCGCCAACTGTGAGAAGATGCTGCAAGAGATGACCGACTCTGTGAGCGATATATATCGAAGAGAAAGGGATGAGAGTGAAGCGATTCTAGAATGTGCTGGGGGAATTTGCAACACAGAGGACGAGTTAGATAGCACACACCTGACGACGACAACGAAAGAAGAGGCGCTAGCTATAGAAAGTTACAACCCGGACGATCAAAGCGAAGGTGATGGTCAAGCGAAACCAGAGGATCCGAACCAAGCCTTGTTGCAGTATTTTGCTCAGCTTTCAAGCTCCGGGTCTGTGGACGATTCATTGGATTGGGAGCATATTCAATCGTTGTTGCACAGGGGGGCTTCTATGAACACTACTGATCGATTTGGCCAAAGTCTACTTCATGAAGTGTCGCGAACTTGGGGCGTAGACGTCGCACAGTTTTTCATCGAGCAAGGTAAGGAAACTGATTCCATCTCACTGTGAACACCCGAGAGTGACTCGTATAGCTACGTAGGTCTTTTAAGGTAGTGTTATAAGGAGGAAAAACCCGAACATTCTCTGATCACGAATTCTGTAATTTTTACGTACCTAGAATCTGGTAGAAATGCCGAATCTAGTACATGGTAAAAACATTTACACCCACTAGATGTGAAGAACATGGATTTTTGTGCTAAATTGCATTAACACTAATTCTTATTGCTATGGGACGAAAGTTGTATAGCTAGTTTCGAGAGATTATACTTTTCTGCAgggcagggatggtgcagtggtgagagcactcgtctcccaccaatgtggcccgggttcgattcccagactcggcgtcatatgtgggttgagtttgttggttctctactctgcaccgagaggttttctctgggtactccggtttcccctcccctcaaaaaccaacgtttgacttgatttgctttcatcgttaatttcagtttacagtgtgcccaattagtgctccagcgctagaacgactagacacttaaataaagttcctttcctttccttttctgttcTGGATAAAATAGTCAACTGGGTACGAAACGCCTATAGTTAAAAATCTATTGAAGCAGAAAACTCGAACTCGAAGTAAATTCGTTAAAAGCAACTTTAAGGAGAAATAAGGCAAAGTAAATTAAGTGAATAAGGCTCAGGCTAAAGGAAGAACATcaaaggataaaaaaaaatatcatgCATGAGGAACCGGCATTGACCATGAGCTGGATTGGTTATCCGTTCGGGTAAGCCTGAATTTCAGCAGTTGTCTCCTACAGTTTCTGGTTTATTGATATTTTTATATGAAGAGAGAGAGTGAGTTTAATTTAGGTTATTGCTCTTTGCCGGGCTATTTAAGTGCAAGGTAGTTGAGTTCAACGGTGAACTCAACAGTTCATTTCAGGTTACAGAGAGCACCTaactgcatttttttttatcgGGTAAATCCAAGTATTAACATCATATGGATTACCAAAGTAGATTTCGTTTTGAAACGAAATTTCCGGGTACTATTCAATCAACCATAACTTTGTTCCGAACAAATTTCCtcgcaataataataataataataataataataataataataataataataataataataataataatgataatgataatgataatgataatgataataataataataataataataataattttttttaatttttttgatcaTATAAAACTTCgttaacaaattcaaagaaaaatcttaaatttacaataataataataatcatacaataatgaatcatttaatatgcattataaaaaaattccattacGTATGTGTCTTTCTTTTTGGTCTGAACATACTAATTAatagaaatctataaaaactaaaaggtttcgtactatactagaccattataaaaaaaattccattacatatgtgtctttctctttggtcttAGCATACTAATTAATAGAAATCTATTAAAACTATAAGGTTTCGTACTATACTAGACCAGCTAGTAAGCAGAGTTATATACAATATATCGATTATGAAAGTCCGGCAAGtcctctttcaatttcaaaatcagtCTCATGAATGTTCGTTGCTAGTTTTCTGTTACCCCTAGAGCCTCTCAGGCATAAAAGTGCCCCCCTCAGTAGAGCAAACGAGACTTTTACCCGGATCCATGACACCGTCGTACTGTAGGTCTCGCCCTTCTTTATGGCCAAAAGCTCCGCAAGTCTGGCATGGTATCTAGCACACTCTTCTCCCATCCCTCCCATGGTGCTGAATACTAGGGGACTGAATGTCCCTTGCTCGAAGTCGAGGATCCTTGAAGCATATTTGcgctttttctcattttcctgtTACTTGTACAACTGCTTCAGAGTAAGGTCCTTGTACGAATCTGCATGGGGGTGGCAAACCCtaatatcaaaatattcagATCTTTGACGTTCCCAGAACCCTCTCCCGTGTACATCTAAGCGTGCATCATGAAATTGATTTTCACCTCTATTTGCACCTTTATTGCGGCACGTCCCATATATCTGCGAATGAAACGTTcttggaaataataataataataataataataataataataataataataataataataataataataaagaaaattgttGGTAACCAGGAGCTACATACCTCGATGGAATTTGATCGTCTGTGTGaaagtagtcctgagaaggactgtagGTATTGACTGATGTTTCGATAACTccgaagatgacttccgctcaagTTGTCGAAATGTCAGTCACTACCAACAGTCCTTGTCAGGACTACTTTAACCCATACGATCAAACTCCATAGAGGAACTTTGTTATGTCAACTGCATTTAGCTCCGATAGGGGCACTGATTGGGGAAACTCTACAGCTTTGAGATCGAATCAACGCAAGTAAATTGCAGGTTGGTTTTTGACGAAAAGAGAAAACCGGAGGACCCggccggagaaaaacctctcggagcagagtataGAACCAATAAACTCCATCCACCTATGTCGTCgagtttgggaatcgaacctaggccacattggttggaggcGAGTGCTTGGAATTATTAATAGTGTTAACTTGCTTCTCGTTATTTAGGCGCAGATATCAATAAAGCTGACGATTATGGCCGAACGCCGTTACACGTGGCTGCCTCGGCAGATTATCCGGAGATGGTGAGATTTCTGATCGAAAATGGCGGTGATATCCACGTGGCAACAAAAGGCGAATTACAGACTCCACTTCATTTTGCGGCTAGAAACGAAGCATCACAATGCGTCAAGATTTTACTTGCTTACGGGGCAACTCTTGAGGTCCGAGATTATAAACAACGCACCCCACTGCAGGTGAGAAATGCTGTCTTACCGTTGGCTTATTTACTTAGTTAAATGGGAATGTCTCATTCTTAGTTTATTATAAACATGTCTTTATTCCTTTAGCAGAGTGCTTGTCGAAGTAGGACTAAGTGCTGCGTTCAGGATATACTGTATTATTGCCTCCATTAACGACTTGTTTCTTTGCAGCTTGCCGCGGAAACTAACAGCGCCGAATGTGCCAGAATTTTAATGGAGGCTGGAGCATCTGCGGGGACCCGTGATGACAGCGGAATGTCGGCACTGGCACTTATGGTCACAAAAATGCCCAGTGTGGTGAGTGCTAGCAACGAGATAAGCCTCCGAGCATGCTCCATTGGGGCTAGACAGAGGACACGATGAGCCTGTCACAAGGACCTCTGAGTATACTGTTGGGATGTTGACCGCAGTGTCAAATTGGCCTATAAGCAATTACACTACGGCTAAGTTCGTCATTTTTAGGGAATTTAGGGCAAATGTCTCCCTTTCTCTGACCAGCCGGGTTAAACGACCAAAAACCGTTTTCCATCGTTTTATCTTGCGACAGATTAAGACTTTTGAGTAGCCATTTTTGCCGCTTTGTTGTTGCTCTCGGGAAAATTATGTATGAAATCGTGCTTTCCTACCAATGACAAGATCCGTTATTGCGAGCTCAGTGTACCTGTCAGCGAGGTGACGTCGCGTCAGTAACTGAAGTATAAATGAGTTGACCATTCCACCAACGTAAGAGCTCTATAAAAATGTCCCGCTGACACATTTGTTCTGGGTTCGAAATCTATTACTGTCAGCCCCCATTCGGAGTAAAAAATAATTGGTTAAGGCTTCAGACAAGTATAAGTCAGACAAAAGGGTTTTGAACAAAACCCACCAAGCCTATCCtttgagataaaaaaaaactcaattttttgctttcattttgttgaTCCTGTAATTCACATCTCACTTGTGATTCCAATGCGATTGTCCTAGCTTTTTTTCCCTTAGTTGTTTACGGGGATCAAGGCATCCGCATTTTTACACCTAATTATTGTGTTGATATACGGTAAGAATTGTAGTTCTGTGCTGGTGTCTGGCTTTTGAGTTGGTTTGGATCTCTGGAAAGTTTAATGAAACTGGTCTTTCTCTTGTTAGGCACTTCGGGCCTTGGATCAGTTCCACATCACGGACAGATCACACCGCAAGCAGCGATACTATCTCAATTTCCTCGAGTATTGCGATCCACCAGAAACGAAAAATCGCTCGGTCCTCACCTCCCCTTTGCAAACAGTTGTGGAAATGAACTGCTTCGAACTAATTATGCATCCAATCTTTCAACGACTGATCGAGACCAAATGGAATTTTTTTGGTGTGAGAGTATGGGTTGGAATTTTTCTTAACGTGTTACTCACTGTGTCATACACAGTTCTGGGAATTACTCATCCGAACGACATTATGAATTACTACTCTCCCTTGAAAGAGAATTTCTGGCGAATACTCCTGGATGCGCTGGTTGTTTTTTTGACGTTCAACGAAATTAGGAAAGAGGTGAAAGAGTTCTACCAGTccagaagagaaaacaaaaagttcATCTCCTGGAGAAAAAAGGAAGTTAAACGTGATTTAGAATACTCTCACCCACGATGGACCCAAGAAAGAACGTTTATAAAGCAACACGTCCGGGAGATAAAGGAACGCAAAAGGTTCTATTTTCAAGACAGGTGGAATTACTTTGACTGGCTGACTTATTTGATGCTAATTATCGTTATTATACTACACATTATCAATGTCGTTgtccaaaacaacaattataaTGATGTTTTCATTCGAATTCTCGCATGCTCCATCATATTTGTGTGGATCCGTCTCCTTAAGTTCGCTAGACCCTTTCCGACCCAAGGTCCATTTGTGGTAATCTTGGATAACATACTTGGCGACACTTTCAGATGGGCTTTCGTGATTGCCATGTTTTACATTCCTTATGCTGTTGCCTTCTGGATGTTGTTTGGTGAACGTTCGAAACATCCTGTCAAGGGTTACGACAAACCGTACCACTTGATTTACACTGTCATTCGATATCCCCTCGTAGACAATTATGGCTTCGATGCATTGGAGGCAAAGGCTCCGATCATGGCTCGTGTACTCTGTGGATCGTTTCTCATCCTTACTGCAATCGTTCTAATGAACTTGTACATCGCTCTGCTGTCAAATACTTTTCAACGTGTCTATGACAATGCACGCGCTACGGCGGCCATGCAGCGCGCCCGTCTATTGCAAGATCTGGAGCAGGATGCATCCGACAAGACAGTTAAACGCTATCGAGAACACATCCGAACCAAGTGTAGCCCAGAAGGG containing:
- the LOC138005559 gene encoding uncharacterized protein, translated to MWTQVWPITELQRLDRESRKIMVENGGKHPLGTSDLLYLPRKVGGRGLKSIEAEYKLTKVKAAVRLYNNTDPTMQLVRQFEEKARRTGRHSLIGDAQRFAEELGMKLELRYPDPSGTTEQGEVIEGRKIGVWAKKAVQSKRFEDTKEKKWQGKLMTVRWEDEKLDGDCFSWMTEWRAAPTHTIAGIMELYEQLLPTKLYNSRKTKTTDDPDARCRLCGKAQESVAHVLSGCSVLAQTKYLSRHNAALKILFFELLKSYQLIEVIPPWYSPTQPKPSYENEQATMYWDVPVYADHIEVHANRVDARIVDKENQTVTLLEMSCPWVENREQKEKEKTLKYAPLRLELKQQYPGYRINQVNIIIDVMGGYSKELYSSVRDLLGAERSRECLRRMQKSVLSSSLNIVRSFKVLS
- the LOC138009069 gene encoding transient receptor potential cation channel subfamily A member 1 homolog — protein: MASRNRVFPMNNHEQGEDDNEFSGTKTIPGDKTNGLLPHSSSMEFRQFSYSQSFLKQDNSAPTSHIMQLSIGENDSKNRPPSSSLGGLMKRRNSNLANCEKMLQEMTDSVSDIYRRERDESEAILECAGGICNTEDELDSTHLTTTTKEEALAIESYNPDDQSEGDGQAKPEDPNQALLQYFAQLSSSGSVDDSLDWEHIQSLLHRGASMNTTDRFGQSLLHEVSRTWGVDVAQFFIEQGADINKADDYGRTPLHVAASADYPEMVRFLIENGGDIHVATKGELQTPLHFAARNEASQCVKILLAYGATLEVRDYKQRTPLQLAAETNSAECARILMEAGASAGTRDDSGMSALALMVTKMPSVALRALDQFHITDRSHRKQRYYLNFLEYCDPPETKNRSVLTSPLQTVVEMNCFELIMHPIFQRLIETKWNFFGVRVWVGIFLNVLLTVSYTVLGITHPNDIMNYYSPLKENFWRILLDALVVFLTFNEIRKEVKEFYQSRRENKKFISWRKKEVKRDLEYSHPRWTQERTFIKQHVREIKERKRFYFQDRWNYFDWLTYLMLIIVIILHIINVVVQNNNYNDVFIRILACSIIFVWIRLLKFARPFPTQGPFVVILDNILGDTFRWAFVIAMFYIPYAVAFWMLFGERSKHPVKGYDKPYHLIYTVIRYPLVDNYGFDALEAKAPIMARVLCGSFLILTAIVLMNLYIALLSNTFQRVYDNARATAAMQRARLLQDLEQDASDKTVKRYREHIRTKCSPEGSDYHVIISDEEDQNRKQKEKIALVHTIVSDRLGGKKFGKVQKSEFDTVLEDIELLKRSQNEVQKSLDRLHVRLEEIGSLNAIIYEEITKVMQNSKEQVSSIAIVNKDVANLKDNMEEKFQGLATGVDLKFGTLETESKAKSSALESNLNERFDQMEVKMEDAGTSYYKLVDEIRERLSEITERMSEHERFSKFEQEMTARIEGLESYVVSLEEDKIKGKRERKPSPLPRLKSSVTRSQTVEGKGRSLNEAAFSSGQVLSDGTTLSNLSMDERHSAEKQRQRTITLSGQAARDEYIARLKESHTKSVEGEKSNEN